One genomic segment of Choristoneura fumiferana chromosome Z, NRCan_CFum_1, whole genome shotgun sequence includes these proteins:
- the LOC141433156 gene encoding uncharacterized protein, with the protein MSLSRLYAFLVLVAFESLVCAENSLGLCNRYKTFCECVPAAHPSWTIVNCTVPHDQSIDILEGDLPETTTDLIVTGAQAVLFSVNSLTKLQDARHIFLSGNRHVLMRKFAASNLNVISVYLEIEKCDVLRIEERTFSNIKGPLSVTIRDSDFVAVEGPAFSWLLTMSISNVQQLQLNSGAFMLDPSAANVGVHGPGMTIELKNITISELPEQTFGSSAAAITMEKVDVQALRSRSFSANTYNTVMAINCSFYLIESKAFAQKSLINNLHFYGCKIHQFATNALQSAVASLNISHSRFENINTGAIHATVVAVVIQDSEFNNFMERGFEISSWNKILFERNTFDELSTNAIVAPGGTIHELVFVENEIETAKPESLQFIGHAYANSAKNVVYKDNYFGQPCHCNITPWLEKALGTSSGEVFTTESYCTVDEFFARCFNVPEQNMLFKKFIDGVCNEETSIKCEPYKSKTEGITIEIKNPRFPHKSKDQSSLSDRNKKVIGIVIVTAVGCAIIAMFISFIRWMRRKGYCVTVKNFLISSNSSCGSLCDRLCSCGMTNGLDNARSISQLSVNEYSERHRLNEPRAQDLVQETTLPNMYTEQVLPTEDKTTQTLPEELTKELLENLKEKLEDPDNYVEAREMIEHLYELIKVEESCNTNTPTLLAADENIYELPFQNTTPRIGKNKKQMISVGTRAPSLDKLLPLSPYNRQTALAHEYFEPKDFAVHLYAEIANCDKDKKSSIGIMPDVVGEQPVPRGPYLRAVRDKLHISASPPMPSKSLCSLAGSPQHTSTIKSNKSTASNSSGKMVNRPLPEKPKTLDPGEGTSFKHG; encoded by the exons TCAATAGACATATTGGAAGGGGACCTACCAGAAACTACAACGGATCTTATAGTGACGGGCGCCCAGGCTGTGCTGTTTAGCGTCAACTCCTTAACCAAACTGCAAGATGCCCGGCACATCTTCCTGTCTGGTAACAGACACGTCCTCATGAGGAAGTTTGCAGCGAGCAATCTCAATGTTATCAGCGTATACCTTGAAATAGAGAAGTGTGACGTCTTGCGTATCGAGGAAAGAACCTTTAGCAATATCAAAG GACCTCTATCGGTGACCATAAGAGACAGCGATTTTGTTGCCGTTGAAGGACCTGCTTTCTCCTGGCTACTGACTATGAGCATTTCTAATGTACAACAGTTACAACTGAACTCTGGCGCTTTTATGCTTGACCCCAGTGCTGCTAATGTTGGTGTACATGGCCCAGGAATGACG atcGAGTTGAAGAACATTACTATATCTGAGTTGCCAGAGCAGACTTTTGGATCTTCTGCTGCGGCAATTACTATGGAGAAAGTGGATGTGCAAGCTTTGAGATCCAGATCCTTCTCAGCAAACACATACAATACTGTCATGGCTATAAACTGCTCATTTTATCTAATAGAAAGTAAAGCCTTTGCACAGAAATCTCTTATAAACAATCTCCATTTCTACGGGTGTAAAATACACCAATTCGCCACCAATGCTCTTCAGTCGGCTGTTGCCAGTCTAAATATTTCACATTCAAG ATTTGAAAATATCAACACTGGAGCCATCCACGCTACTGTTGTGGCAGTAGTAATTCAGGACAGCGAATTCAACAATTTCATGGAAAGGGGCTTCGAAATTTCATCTTggaacaaaattttatttgaacGTAACACTTTTGACGAGTTATCTACGAATGCTATTGTGGCTCCCGGTGGGACAATACACGAActtgtttttgttgaaaacgaGATAGAAACAGCAAAACCAGAGAGCTTACAATTTATTGGACACGCTTACGCTAATTCCGCTAAAAACGTAGTGTATAAAGACAATTACTTTGGGCAACCCTGCCACTGCAACATTACCCCATGGCTAGAAAAAGCGCTGGGAACAAGTTCTGGAGAAGTATTTACAACAGAGAGCTATTGCACAGTGGATGAATTTTTCGCACGATGCTTTAACGTGCCTGAGCAAAATATGCTTTTCAAAAAATTTATTGATGGTGTTTGTAACGAGGAAACGAGCATTAAATGCGAGCCATATAAGAGTAAAACTGAGGGAATAACTATTGAAATAAAGAATCCCAGATTTCCTCATAAAAGCAAAGATCAAAGCAGTTTGAGTGATAGGAACAAAAAAGTTATTGGGATAGTCATAGTCACTGCTGTTGGTTGCGCAATAATAGCGATGTTTATAAGTTTCATAAGGTGGATGAGACGAAAAGGTTACTGTGTTACAGTGAAAAACTTTTTGATATCATCAAATTCATCATGTGGGTCATTGTGCGACAGATTATGTTCATGCGGAATGACCAACGGGCTTGATAATGCGAGATCAATTTCACAATTGTCTGTAAATGAGTATTCTGAACGTCATCGACTAAACGAACCACGAGCGCAAGACTTGGTCCAAGAGACGACACTTCCGAACATGTATACAGAACAAGTCCTACCCACAGAAGACAAAACCACTCAAACTTTACCGGAAGAACTGACAAAGGAACTTTTAgagaatttaaaagaaaaattagaaGATCCTGATAACTACGTAGAAGCTCGTGAAATGATCGAACATTTATACGAACTAATAAAAGTTGAAGAAAGTTGTAACACTAATACACCAACTCTACTGGCTGCTGATGAAAATATATATGAGTTGCCATTTCAAAATACTACCCCAAGGATTGGcaagaataaaaaacaaatgatcAGTGTTGGTACAAGAGCCCCGTCTCTAGATAAACTGTTACCACTCTCACCTTATAATAGGCAAACAGCACTCGCTCACGAATACTTCGAACCTAAAGATTTTGCTGTTCATTTGTATGCTGAAATAGCGAATTGCGACAAAGATAAAAAGTCTTCCATAGGTATCATGCCTGATGTAGTTGGTGAACAACCAGTGCCACGTGGACCATATTTACGAGCTGTTAGGGATAAACTACATATATCGGCCAGTCCCCCTATGCCATCTAAATCCTTATGCAGTTTGGCAGGTAGCCCACAACATACTTCAACCATAAAATCTAATAAATCGACTGCGTCCAACTCTTCTGGTAAAATGGTTAACCGGCCGCTTCCTGAAAAACCAAAAACATTAGACCCCGGGGAAGGTACATCATTTAAACATGGCTGA